The DNA window ATGAAATCCTTGTTCCCTAAGAACGTCCAAAGCGATTTGATTGATGGAATTATAAAGGGATAGGAAACATATTTTCATGTACTGTGGAAGCTGCTCCATTGCATTCACATCCCACCTGAAATCACAGGAgttaattgtataaaaaatattaataagattaaatatttttacgatTGAACTATGTTTTTCTGTAAAATATTCACCGAATTATAAAACGGTTATCAAACTATTATTTTCTTACAGTTTGTTATACCACATTATAAAAGATTTTTAAAACGGCTATGGAAACCATAACTTCTTAACAAAACAATTAACGAATTATAAATATGGACAAGAAAGAGTAGTGGAACCACATAACAAGCTTATAACTATTTTGTGAAAAAACGATTGTTTAAtaaccattttataattttttataattcgtttgtaattttttataatttggtaattttttataattttataatagagcaaatattttataaaaaattatagtttgataagcatataaatatttaatccaAATTAATATCACTTCAATATGAATTAAAAATGTGTCACAAACCTTTCAACAACATCAGTAAACTGGTGGAGCTCATTCAAAGTGCCATACACATCATAGATATCATCAATGATTGTTAGCAATGAATTGATTTTAGTAGACATTCTTCTGAAATATCCGAATTCTGGCTCGAATTTAAACCCAACAGTCCACAAGAAATTCTCAACTATCCTATCTCTTGCAAATCTCAACTCTTCTCCAAGACCTATATTCCTCCACCACCTGCATATATGGtctatgaatttttataacattacccCGTTTATATTAGACGGTGACATAGTTAAAAACTAGTGTAAATAAATGTAAAAGCAAACCGTGCTGCGTCTTTTAGGTCCTCCAGATGGGTTGCTTGCACAATGTTGAAATTGAGCTTAGCAAATTGAAGGAGAAGAGGATTCATGTCGTGTTTTCGCTCATATACATCAATGAACCATCTGCTCTCGGACCGCAGCATCCTCCAATGGAGTGGGATCTCCAGTGACTGATTTATTAACATGGATAGATATTGATCTTTGTTCAGTTGAGTGTGGTTCTTGAGAGAAACGGTAGCGAATTCTCTTGCAATTTGTAGTATATTTTCGCCTTTTTCTAAAAGGTATGACGCCTCATACAAAGATAGCAATCCCTTCAAATCCTCACTATGACATATTTTGAAGTTTCCATGTTCGTCCCGAAAAATATCAAAAGTTTCTGCATTTAAGATAATGCTAACAACCTTAGAAGTTCAAGTTCATATGATGGGTCCTTTATAGACGGAAATTGTGAGTGTGTGGTTCATTTACCGTAAGTAGTTAAAAAATTTCACGTAAAAAATGACAGAAGGCCCCCATacttatgattttttttcttatttggttccttcaactttttttatttaatcggCTCTTTTActtataaatttacttttatatGGCCTCTCTTCATGTTTGTTGATATGACTCATTTTGCCAACATATCATGTGAGGTGGCCATTTAAATCCAATCTCACGTGCGTTTTACGGCAAGTATAGTATATGTTCTTCTCCCATccataaaaatctaaaagttCAAAAGTAAAGTACATACAGGGACTAGATAAAGATAGAATTTTGAAAACGGAcctgataaataaaattttaaaagtatagaGACGTAAAGATTTAcctaaatgaaaagaaaatgtaGTTTACGTACCTTGGGATAATTTGAAGCCATGTTGTCTAAACAGTCTAAATTGAAGAGCTGTAGCATACAAATCAAATGTACTAACATCAGTGTGCTCATAAATGCTTTGCAAGACTGACTTGATTTCATCATCAAAATGATAAGCTAATCCAAGTCTTTGCGAGGTATCAATGAGCTCCAATTTATCCAAGGGAGCCATGTCTTCATTGAGCATCATATTCTTTACTTCTCCCTTTAGCTCTTCCATTCTTTCTCTGTAAATCTCTCCCTGCAATGAACACTACAAattcatataataaaatagaagATTACCGATGCATGTGTGCATGTGTATTAAATTTCGGAGAGTACTGAATTATACAGAAACTGCAAAACTGATACTGAAcaattttttgttataaaatgaaTACTAAACTTAGCCAAACACGTTACAGAAGGAGGACTTTCAGCCATGTGTTTCCCGCTGATTAGACGAAGAATGGCTGGGAGTCTCCTTTTGAAACGTTTCGCTAAATTAATACATATTTGTAACGGAAAATTGTGAAGTaccaattttaaaactttcGTACTGTCCTCCCAAATTTAATACCCATGTGTATATAATTACCCCATATTCACTCTGGAGTGACTGCAGAAAATCATGATCCCAAATGGTGGGCTTGTAGTTTGCCGATCGTCTCACTGCAATTTGATGTGAATCTCTTGAACCACCCATACATTTATAACTACTTTTTTTTACCGACCCAACATGATTTCTTCCAAATGGTAGTTTAATAAATGCGGCGGATAAATGAAGAGCCATTTCAAGAGGTTTGCTCGTAATTAGCTTAGCAATTTGTGTTACAAATTCTTATTCATATATATAGGCAAAGGTCCCTATACTATTCGCGATTTGTTCAAAAAGTCctcaataattaatttccatacCTCAATAATTAGAGTTTCTTCCCATATATAGGCAAAGGTCCCTGCATTATTGGCGTTTTATTCAACAAACGCtcaataattaatttcaatacCTCAATAATTAAGGTTTCTTTCTATAAATAGGCAAAGATCCATGCATCACACGCctgaatttataattaattataggaTAAATGTTTACTTTAAACACTTAGATTCATAACTTCCACATAACAaatcaattttagaaaataaaaatactttttctttatcttttcccTCCTTGCCGAACCATGCAATAAATTCTAAGCTACTAACAGCTAAGCTTGTTTCAAGATATCAAAGGAGCAATGATTCCCAAGTAATGGCTTAGCCaaaaatctatatctatactataataTAGTAATCTTGAGCTCCAAATTAAACATCGTGCATATTTTGACAAGTGTGGATCGACTATAAATTATCATGTGGCAATTactcatttaaattaaaaataaatggagtaaaatataatttttttaatgatgcataaaaaataaatttgattaaaattttaaaaaacatatttaattatttaagtaaCTTGTACTGATTTAAATAAACTTTATATGacacattataattttttaggtttaatgCTTTAAAAACACCTGACCTTCTAGccatttttcaattctaccttaacttttaaaattgattaattttatcctattttgtattttcttgttttaatcGTACCCTTaaccattaaattgatattttttttatctgaaaaatatcaaaaagaaaTATTCAGAAAAGATTAATTTAATGAAAAAGGATCAATTTGaataatcttttttaattttttataaataaaaaaagtcaatatAATGTTTAAGCAGACCCGGCCTTAGGCATAGGCTACTAAGGCCTATGCCTAGGGTCTCCACTTTTGAAGGGCCTCATACAAATATGGGgtccaaaaaaaaatttaacattttacaaaatatatatattttattatttaatgtgttTTACTGAAATGTTTAGTGATatgtactaatttttttattttaaagattaattagatattttaataattaaagctCTAAATTGCAAAGGCcccatatatatattttaaatcttttaaagataaatcttttaatatatgtatatattgggCATTTTAATAATtggtattttaaatttaatttcaaataattaaatagactCCTTAATAATACGTATGTAGTTGACTAATACCatctaaaattatatttaatttatatatttttatcgtCTAGGGCTTAATGTATAtgcattattttaattttttattaaaaaaatttcaaatgtaCTTTTCTAAAATTTGTCGATGGTCTactaaaaacatattttataaaaataaaaagttaaaaaatgaacgtaattttatgaaaaaataaaataaaaaatttaatacaaatactttgatatgaataaatatttttataaatatttcaaaaaaatcgcCTATGGCCTCGTCTTGTCTAAGGCCGGCCCTGTGTTTAAGGGTGCAATTAAAACGAGGAAATGCATAACACTACAAGAAATATTAGAATTAGCAGCAAACATTTTTGCCGCTAATAGTGCTAAAATTGTTACTGTAACATATAGCAACAAAAATAATCGTGGTatgttgctgctaataaaacgttgccttaagtaattggtaacaaaattagctgtaaaatgctgctataacttaactaatggcagcaacTTTCAAAATTAATGTTGCAAAAGGttttttagcagcaaaaaaaattagctgcaaaAGAATTTGTTGCCAAATACAGAATTCCTTGTAGTgtaatagaataaaattgaccagtttttaaCGTCAGGATAGAATTAAAAGGAGACTAAAAGGTCGGatatttttaagacattagaccctttttttattgttttcctGAAAAAATAATCTAAAGGGTTAGAATCTTACGGCATCACTATCATCTTCGAGTGGAAGCTCTCCCAAGTCTCAATAAAATTAAGTCAACAGTTGGTAGGTTCCGACTACACACTACAAGAaatactagaattagcagcaaacATTTTTGCCGCTAATAGTGCTAAAATTGTTACTGTTAACatatagcaacaaaaaaaattgtggtatgttgctgctaataaaacgttgccgtaagtaattggtaacaaaattagctgtaaaatgctgctataacttaactaatggcagcaacTTTCAAAATTAATGTTGCAAAAGGttttttagcagcaaaaaaaattagctgcaaaAGAATTTGTTGCCAAATACAGAATTCCTTGTAGTgtaatagaataaaattgaccagtttttaaCGTCAGAATAGAATTAAAAGGAGACTAAAAGGTCGGatatttttaagacattagaccctttttttattgttttcctGAAAAAATAATCTAAAGGGTTAGAATCTTACGGCATCACTGTCATCTTCGAGTGGAAGCTCTCCCAAGTCTCAATAAAATTAAGTCAACAGTTGGTAGGTTCCGACTACACACTACAAGAaatactagaattagcagcaaatATTTTTGCCGCTAATATTTCTAAAATTGTTACTGTTAACatatagcaacaaaaaaaattgtggtatgttgctgctaataaaacgttgctttaagtaattggtaacaaaattaGCTGTAAAATGCTGCTATAACTTAATTAATGGAAGCAACTTTCAAAATTAATGTTGCAGAAGGTTTTTTAGCAGAAAAAAAATAGCTGCAAAAGAATTTGTTGCCAAATACAGAATTCCTTGTAGTGACAAATAATTGTGTTAATAATATGATTATATGAACATACAATAAATTCAATGTAATAAAGCCTTTCATGCACTAAAAACAAAGAACAAACCTTGAACGGCATTTCAAGAACGAGCTttgttttctgaaaatattttagatgctgagtaaattattttttgaaagggAAATTTCACTTAGGAGAATCCACTGGTCGGAATtgtgttaaaaaatatttgaaagctTAGAATTATAGTATTGTATAGATAGATTATAAATAtgttatgaatttttttgataattggaaaGGGGAAATGCTTATGAGATGAACATAGCAGATTTATTGTCTAgcgtttatatcatttgagttatagatcattgattataaatatattatataccTAAAATTTTGACATTCAAACATTCCTTTGCTCTACAATAATAACGACAACAATATTATTTCATTTACTATTCCATCCTTAATTCCATCTTATTTTAGGTTTATTCACACAACAAAATTACAATCTTGATTTATATATAGTAACCGactaagaaaaattaaatgaattgcATATAAATGCTCAAGGAAAAGGCAAAGAGATCTACATAGGAATTGGGTGAATAAGTAATGACATAATACGATCTCTAGTCTTACCCTCCTCATTATTCCCATGCCCGTCTCCATATTGATACATGTATAAGGCCATCCTTGCTTGATTCACTGCTACTCCGATGAAAGCATCCGAGAATGGCGAATCAATAGCTACTCGTGCTTTGTTCATCTTCATCCATGTTTGATCGATTAAGGATTCGATGTGGTCGCGCGCTTTTTCTTCGGAAGCTCCGGTTTCATGCATATAACATTGTATCGATTTTGGAACATCGCCTCTTTTTACTTCATCCTAATAGGGAAAAAAAGACAATTATTGTTACTCTCTTGACTTTACATTAAAATTATCATTGTTTCCTTCACGATATTTAGTTAAATAGTAAGGGGAATACAAtggtttttttgaaaaaatatagaaagaaaataataattttaatatgatatCATGACtgataataattatttcaaaaagtATCGGCTATGCTCGAGTACCGAAGATGTTCCGAGATCATTTGCAAGCCGTAGAATCATAGATGAACATCAAATAATATCAGGATATTCATTCAAGCATTTCAAAGCATCATCTGTTATTGGAGTCTTAAGAAGAAAATAAGCATGGACCAAGATCAAAGGAGCCGATATAGAAATCCATGCATTGTCAATGTATTCTTGCAAACTTGGTGTATAACCGCTGTAGTACCACTTGGCCTCCAATAGGTAACATTTACATAAATCTACCcactgaaaaaattaaaagtaaatcaaGTGAATAAACTTGCGGTTGCGAGCTTAGCCTTGTAACAAATCTTTGTCTTTAGTCTCAATTTTATACCAAAACTTCAATTCTTTTCAAAATGGTATTGCCAATTTCAACAAATGTATAAACTTACGTGGTATTTAGTGAAAATGATGTTTGTCCAATTACCATCTATCACGTAAGAATGTATCAATCTGAATTAGTTCAACGATCATAAtctgaaatataaattaaatttatggtaCCTTTTTCGAATCgaattaaagttttaaaaatgaaattaataaaaaaaaaaaagttttgtaACATACAAGCTACAACCCAAACTTGTGTTAGATAATAGTTTTAATGAATAGTAAAAGCAGATAAGTTGAGGTTATGCATCGATTTAAAAGGTCAAAGGTATAATTTGAATCCTCACCTTAGTCTTGGATTTCATTTTAGaccttaattgttttttaattctCATATATACACtaacattgaaaaaaaaaatagagcatgttttatttgatttatattttacagtTATCTCATATTGACGTAGACGACACATGGTATACACgtaaaattttattcaatttggaCCTGAAtgaacctttttttttatttaaaatctaaCATTACAAAAAGGCACAAATTAAATCATGTCTCAAAGAGAGATGAAAAAATGATATTTGTttaacataataaataattaactattAATAATTGTTTCATTTCCACCTTAGCTTGcattaatatttgtttttgtaaaacACTTAATTATATTGATTTAGTATCTATAAATTAGTCTCTTTCaatgttatatattatttaatcaaaaaaataatttgataaatactCCACACAgaatttagttatttatataatatttatatggGCTATTTAACTCATAAGTATGACATAATgctatttctttttattaataaattgtttACATTTTACCTACTTATAACATAACGGAGTGGAATtttctcaagttcattttgaacttgaagGGGTAATGTTTACGATCTACAccttataatgaacggtgtagattaatttgattaaaattatatcttttttatctatactttttattttataataaatggtgTAAATTGTAAACATAATCCCCAATTCAAATGAAATTTAGAGAATCTAGTCCATAACATTAGACTCCAAATGAGAAAAACAAATATCAAGTCCAAATTGAATAAAGTATCATTGTTGCCTACCACGAGTTTGCCACATATATTCATGTTATCTATCAGCATGGGATCACACGATAAAATGAAATTCGGTAAAAGAaggttcagtttgatttttttttcaataaaattaagACGTAaatgagaataaaaaaaattacggtCATATTTGGTTCATAAAATAAATCCGGAATAAAATAACTATTCCGTACTGAATAGTTATTCCTCAATTTAGTTCATGAAATAATAACTCCATAAaattgttattccataatcttgTAAAATAACTACTcctcttaaaaaaataaagaataactATTccattattcataaaaaaattacggTCATATTTGGTTAATAAAATAGCTCCAAAATAGAATAATTATTCcgaattgaataattatttctCACTTTAGTTCATGGAATAGTAAATCCATAAAATTGCTATTCCATAATCTTGTAAAATAACTACTcctcttaaaaaaataaagaataactATTCCATTTTTCATAGaatagcaattttttttatactgtttcatttcatgaaccaaacatagcctaaaatttaaagtaaaattgGAGGCTAACGTGAGAATCCAAAATGTACCTTTGGCCATTGAAAAACAAAGTGAATTACTTACAGCTTTCTTCAAGAAGGGCATAATATGAAATCCTTGTTCCCTGAGAACGTCCAAAGCAATTTGATTGATGGAATTATAAAGGGATAGGAAACATATTTTCATGTACTGTGGAAGCTGCTCAATTGCATTCACATCCCACCTGAAATCACAGGAATTAATTGAATACATAAATTAGTATCACTTTGATACGAATTGAATATCTGGGGTTATTAGTAAAAATGGTATCCAACCTTTATACTGTGTATCAAAATAGTATCCAAACTTTAATTTGTATCGTTTTGATACTTTAATTTCTATTATTTGTTTCagatcagtttttttttaaatccggACACTTTTATGATGTGGCGCCCAGaataaaagttttgatttatttgttttcaCATCAAATGACTAATCAAATAAACTAACAAATATAACCTAATAATAGAGTTATGGTTAATAGAATGTGTCAATCTGatgtgaaaaagaaaaattcttTTCCGGCTGCCACATCAAGTTGTCGGATTTTATAAAAAACCTTATCTAAAATAAACAATaggattaatgtcaaaaaaaatcacgaactttacatgttttctcattttaatcacacagtttaaactttctcattttcatgcacgaactacccttttttctcaaatttatgcacgatgttgaggtggcactcattcattggtgtaaaatgatctccacctcagcaaattacaccaatgaaaccgtgacacctcagcaccgtgtatgaatttgagaaaaagtggtagttcgtgcatgaaaatgagaaaatttaaacttcgtgattaaaatgagaaacgtataaagttggtgaatttttatgacattaaccctaaataaTATAAGTTATGGTACcaaaaagatacaaattaaaACTTGGTTACCATTAATATAAGGTACAAAGGTTGGGTATCATTTTGGACAATAACCCGAAGATCTGTCACGAACCTTTCAACAACATCAGTAAACTGCTGGAGTTCATCCAAAGTGCCATGCACATCATAGATATCATCTATGATTGTTATTAATGAATTAACTTTAGTAGACATTCTCCTAAAATATTCGAACTCCGGCTCGAATTTAACCCCAACAGTCCATAAGAAATTCTCAACTATCCTATCTCTTGCAAATCTCAGCTCTTCTCCGAGGCATGTACTCCTCCACCACCTACATATGGTCAAACTTAAAGTGAATAGTATCAATGGCAAAATTTatcctaaaaaaaatcatgtgctttttattttttatttatttcgtgCCTAGA is part of the Mercurialis annua linkage group LG3, ddMerAnnu1.2, whole genome shotgun sequence genome and encodes:
- the LOC126675204 gene encoding terpene synthase 10-like, whose protein sequence is MALHLSAAFIKLPFGRNHVGSVKKSSYKCMGGSRDSHQIAVRRSANYKPTIWDHDFLQSLQSEYGGEIYRERMEELKGEVKNMMLNEDMAPLDKLELIDTSQRLGLAYHFDDEIKSVLQSIYEHTDVSTFDLYATALQFRLFRQHGFKLSQETFDIFRDEHGNFKICHSEDLKGLLSLYEASYLLEKGENILQIAREFATVSLKNHTQLNKDQYLSMLINQSLEIPLHWRMLRSESRWFIDVYERKHDMNPLLLQFAKLNFNIVQATHLEDLKDAARWWRNIGLGEELRFARDRIVENFLWTVGFKFEPEFGYFRRMSTKINSLLTIIDDIYDVYGTLNELHQFTDVVERWDVNAMEQLPQYMKICFLSLYNSINQIALDVLREQGFHIVPFLRKAWADLCKCYLLEAKWYYNGYTPSLQEYIDNAWISIASPLISVHAFFLLKSPITDDALKYLNVYPDIIRCSSMILRLADDLGTSSDEVKRGDVPKSIQCYMHETGASEEKAREHIKSLVDETWKKMNKARVDVDSPFSDAFIGVVVNQARMALYMYQYGDGHGNNEEGKTRDRVMSLFIHPISM
- the LOC126675205 gene encoding terpene synthase 10-like isoform X1, encoding MMLNENMAPLDKLELIDTSQRLGLAYLFDDEIKTILQSVYEHTHISTLDLYATALQFRLFRQHGFKLSQDEHGNFKTCHTEDLKGLLSLFEASFLLEEGESILEVAREFATVSLKNHTQLSKDQYLSMLINQSLEIPLHWRMLRFESRWFIDVYERKHDMNPLLLQFAKLNFNIVQATHLEDLKDAARWWRSTCLGEELRFARDRIVENFLWTVGVKFEPEFEYFRRMSTKVNSLITIIDDIYDVHGTLDELQQFTDVVERWDVNAIEQLPQYMKICFLSLYNSINQIALDVLREQGFHIMPFLKKADEVKRGDVPKSIQCYMHETGASEEKARDHIESLIDQTWMKMNKARVAIDSPFSDAFIGVAVNQARMALYMYQYGDGHGNNEEGKTRDRIMSLLIHPIPM